A genomic region of Candidatus Zixiibacteriota bacterium contains the following coding sequences:
- a CDS encoding pilus assembly protein encodes MRLIGRVRRTDGNAVIEMALLLPILLLVIFGITEFGRAVMTTNVINSAAREGARLAAVSQLSDTLSVQARVEEVMLAANVTPKTITVQYFAANNSVRVEVTSDFVVLSGDVLQVFTGTIELSGTAVMRYEL; translated from the coding sequence TTGAGACTAATTGGCAGAGTACGAAGAACTGACGGTAATGCAGTTATTGAGATGGCGCTGCTTCTTCCGATTCTCCTGCTGGTCATTTTTGGTATCACTGAATTTGGGCGTGCTGTCATGACGACGAATGTCATAAATTCGGCAGCCCGTGAAGGAGCCCGTTTAGCCGCCGTATCGCAACTAAGCGATACTCTATCGGTTCAAGCGCGCGTAGAGGAAGTTATGCTGGCGGCTAACGTGACGCCGAAAACTATTACCGTGCAGTATTTCGCGGCAAATAACAGCGTACGGGTCGAGGTCACCAGTGACTTCGTAGTTTTAAGCGGCGACGTGCTGCAGGTCTTTACGGGCACGATAGAGCTTTCCGGCACCGCTGTAATGCGCTACGAATTGTGA
- a CDS encoding prepilin peptidase, with the protein MPENANYFGTMAFMAAIIVAALAVYTDLRWRKIPNNLTVPAVAAGIILNILSGGWNGLLFSLTGLVIGIVVFIVPFALRGMGGGDVKLMGALGALLGGYAIVSIAIYTAILGGVLAIVVAVYNHQMGSSLRKVMMLLAKLVPFVGRSKEIDKTTSLRLPYGLAIGGGTMLLILIGQVF; encoded by the coding sequence ATGCCTGAAAATGCTAATTACTTTGGTACAATGGCGTTTATGGCGGCGATTATCGTCGCAGCGCTCGCAGTCTACACGGATCTCCGGTGGAGGAAGATCCCGAATAATCTAACCGTTCCAGCCGTCGCGGCAGGTATTATTCTTAATATCCTGAGTGGCGGCTGGAACGGTCTCCTTTTTTCCTTGACCGGACTAGTCATTGGTATCGTAGTTTTTATAGTACCTTTTGCGTTGCGCGGTATGGGGGGTGGTGATGTCAAACTGATGGGGGCTCTGGGCGCTTTGCTTGGCGGCTATGCCATTGTCAGTATAGCCATCTACACTGCGATTTTGGGTGGCGTTCTTGCTATTGTGGTAGCGGTATACAACCATCAGATGGGAAGCTCTCTTAGAAAAGTAATGATGTTGCTCGCGAAACTGGTTCCCTTCGTTGGCCGATCCAAGGAAATTGACAAAACAACAAGCTTGCGTCTTCCGTATGGATTGGCTATAGGTGGTGGAACTATGCTTCTGATTTTAATAGGACAGGTGTTCTGA
- a CDS encoding pilus assembly protein N-terminal domain-containing protein gives MLTLGLIVTLTISLAPSSSAQEQEVRVAVGKSTVLRHVERMETVSLANEEIADFVLVTPTELVLIGKEVGITTLFIWGESGAYHEFNLVVERAVVGRQIIIEVQVAEVNRSGLSEQGVDFLVIDQDNDAIASGTQTVGSYAGQVSPVDPFSNDILAQEGATAVLKWIGDKQHVAGVIRALKKKGVLKLLAHPRLLSLSGEKASFLVGGEIPIPVSQSVSGAGVNVSVEWKEYGVKLNFVPTIIDSNLIRLKIAPEVSSLDWANSVTFAGFDIPALRSRKADAVIELNSGQSVVLGGLVSSETIETISKVPILGDIPIINFFFRRKERTSSETELLIIVSPRIIDDIASEVIPPLPGVVYDSTKFEEKLTPVGVEQGRPDDTSKEPDQQIREN, from the coding sequence ATGCTGACCTTAGGCCTAATAGTCACTTTGACGATATCCCTGGCCCCTAGCAGTAGCGCCCAGGAGCAAGAGGTCCGTGTTGCAGTAGGTAAATCTACGGTGCTTCGTCATGTAGAGCGGATGGAAACAGTCTCTTTGGCCAACGAGGAGATTGCGGACTTTGTACTTGTTACACCTACTGAACTGGTCCTCATCGGAAAAGAAGTTGGAATAACGACTCTCTTTATCTGGGGTGAATCAGGAGCTTATCACGAATTCAACCTGGTGGTAGAAAGAGCTGTGGTCGGTCGCCAGATCATCATAGAAGTCCAGGTGGCGGAGGTCAATCGTTCGGGTTTGTCTGAACAAGGTGTGGACTTCCTTGTTATTGATCAAGACAATGACGCTATAGCATCTGGAACCCAGACAGTCGGATCGTATGCCGGCCAAGTTAGCCCGGTGGATCCATTCTCTAATGATATCTTGGCGCAAGAAGGAGCCACAGCGGTTCTTAAATGGATCGGGGACAAACAACATGTTGCCGGTGTGATTCGCGCTCTAAAGAAGAAGGGGGTCCTTAAGCTGCTGGCTCATCCGCGTCTCTTGTCGCTGAGCGGAGAAAAAGCGAGTTTTCTGGTCGGAGGTGAGATACCGATTCCAGTTTCTCAGTCAGTATCAGGTGCCGGTGTTAACGTCTCTGTCGAATGGAAAGAGTACGGCGTTAAGCTTAATTTCGTACCGACAATCATTGATTCTAACCTAATCAGATTGAAAATAGCTCCTGAGGTATCCAGCCTGGACTGGGCCAATTCTGTGACTTTTGCAGGCTTCGACATACCAGCTCTGCGTTCGCGAAAGGCCGATGCTGTAATTGAGCTAAATTCAGGCCAGTCGGTTGTTCTAGGCGGGCTGGTGTCCTCCGAGACAATAGAGACTATTAGCAAGGTACCAATACTAGGCGACATACCAATTATCAATTTCTTTTTCCGACGCAAGGAGCGAACATCATCGGAAACCGAACTACTGATCATTGTCTCACCGCGTATAATTGACGATATAGCTAGTGAAGTGATTCCCCCTCTCCCTGGTGTTGTCTATGACTCGACCAAATTTGAGGAGAAACTGACACCAGTTGGAGTGGAACAGGGACGACCAGATGATACTTCCAAAGAACCGGATCAACAGATTCGGGAGAACTAG
- the cpaB gene encoding Flp pilus assembly protein CpaB, whose translation MRAIGVILIVIVALTCGAFASVLAYNYLRDNRANQGPELVPLAVSVRDITFGTTLTKEDMEVVLYPIGSVPDGAYENIDSLVGQSTKVFLKKKEPILDSKLSSIGGGLSLLIGDNQRAASILVDKISGVSGFVLPGDKVDIIATIARVGSKRESIAKTILQNTEVLAAGEKIERKGDKVIAVQSVTLLVDPDGAQALALASIEGKLHLSLRNPNDSITVQVDPVSKSGILAAEKKKSKPQPKKSKPRVKKTQAKKKIEPPKKPDSVVVFRGTDKTEELPVMDGQDSTIDSTSTTKP comes from the coding sequence ATGAGAGCTATTGGTGTAATTCTGATCGTTATAGTGGCACTTACGTGTGGTGCCTTTGCGAGCGTCCTCGCTTACAATTACCTCAGGGATAATCGGGCAAATCAAGGACCCGAATTAGTTCCCCTTGCTGTTTCTGTAAGGGATATCACTTTCGGTACTACATTGACCAAAGAGGATATGGAGGTAGTGCTGTATCCGATTGGGAGTGTCCCTGATGGAGCATACGAGAACATCGACAGTCTGGTTGGACAGTCAACCAAAGTGTTCCTGAAGAAAAAGGAACCGATCCTTGACTCCAAGTTGTCGTCAATTGGTGGTGGATTATCATTGCTGATAGGTGATAACCAGCGTGCGGCGTCTATTCTAGTCGATAAAATCTCCGGCGTATCAGGCTTCGTGCTTCCTGGGGACAAGGTTGATATCATTGCAACAATAGCGCGCGTTGGTAGTAAAAGGGAATCCATAGCCAAGACCATTCTTCAGAATACCGAGGTGCTGGCGGCAGGTGAAAAGATTGAGCGCAAAGGTGATAAGGTGATCGCTGTTCAGTCAGTAACGCTATTGGTCGACCCGGACGGAGCACAGGCTCTTGCCTTGGCCTCGATAGAGGGCAAACTGCATTTGTCTCTTCGTAATCCAAATGATTCAATCACTGTTCAGGTTGATCCGGTGAGCAAGTCCGGGATTCTTGCTGCCGAGAAGAAGAAATCCAAACCGCAGCCCAAGAAATCAAAGCCACGTGTAAAAAAGACTCAAGCAAAGAAGAAAATTGAGCCACCCAAGAAACCGGACTCGGTGGTTGTTTTCCGAGGTACAGACAAGACTGAAGAACTTCCTGTAATGGACGGGCAAGACAGCACTATAGATTCGACATCAACTACCAAACCGTAA
- a CDS encoding Flp family type IVb pilin, with protein sequence MLWRLFHDEEGQDIIEYALLASLISIAAIAAIVLIGPALVLIYEAIVAAL encoded by the coding sequence ATGCTTTGGAGACTCTTTCATGACGAAGAAGGTCAGGACATCATCGAGTATGCTCTCCTGGCGTCTCTCATCTCAATCGCAGCGATTGCTGCAATCGTGTTGATCGGCCCTGCTCTTGTATTAATTTACGAAGCAATCGTGGCCGCGCTTTAA